CCGATGAGGACTGGGACGTTTCGACCGAAGCCTTGCGAGAGGCCTTGAACGAATCGGGTATGGAATACGCCATCAACGAAGGTGACGGCGCATTTTATGGTCCCAAAATTGACTTCCACCTGCGGGACTCCATTGGACGTTCTTGGCAGTGTGGAACAATTCAGGTGGATTTCACCTTGCCAGAGCGCTTTGACATAGTATATGTCGGCGAGGACGGTGAACGACATCGACCGGTCATGATCCATCGAGCCATGCTTGGCTCCATTGAACGGTTCATTGGTGTCTTGACGGAACACTGCGCAGGAGCTTATCCTGTGTGGCTGGCACCGGAACAAGCGCGTCTTTTGAACGTAACAGATGCGCAATTAGATTTTGTGAATAAAGCAAAGGCTTTGTTTGCGGCGAAAGGGATTCGAATTGAATCCGACACCCGCAACGAGAAGCTTGGCTACAAGATTCGGGAAGCTCAAGTTGAGAAAATCCCGTATATGTTGGTAATCGGTGATAAAGAGGTTGAGGCCGGGTGTGTCAATATTCGTTCACGAGACGGAGAAGACCCCGGGATGGTTCCATTGGAGGAGGCTGCGCAGATGATTCTTGATGCTGCGAAAGCGCCTTTCGAAACAGGAGGAATGAGCTATAGCTTTTCGGGGTAACTACCGCCGCGACCAGCGGAAAGACGAGGTCCGGCGAAACGACAGAATTCGTATCCCTAAGGTACGAGTTGTGGATGAAGACGGTGAGCAGTTGGGCGTACTGGCAACTCGCGACGCTTTAGAACGCGCTCGTGAAAAAGGGCTTGATCTGGTGGAGGTCGCGCCGAACGCCGATCCGCCTGTCTGCAAGATCATGGATTATGGTAAATTCAAGTACCAGCAACAGAAAAAGTTGCAGGAAGCGAAGAAGAAACAGACCGTAATCAAGATCAAGGAAGTCAAGTTCCGGCCCAAAACCGATGAGCACGATTACCAGACCAAGCTCAAAAAAATTGTTAAATTCCTTGCTGCAGGTGATCGCTGTAAAGTGACCATTTTCTTCCGGGGACGGGAGATCGTCCACAAGGACCGCGGGCTGATGATGCTTGACCGGGTTGTGGAGGATACGCAGGATATCGCTAAAGTCGAGAGCAAGCCCATGTCAGAAGGACGGACCATGACAATGATGCTTGCTCCCGTGAAAAAATAGAGACTCATAGGGGACTTGTTCCCTTTTAGGAGGATACACCTATGCCTAAGATCAAAACTCGCCGCGCAGCTGCGAAGCGGTTTTCCAAGACCGCTACTGGCAAGTTCAAGCGTCGTCGCAAAAACCTCAGGCACATTCTGACCAAGAAGAAT
This Pseudodesulfovibrio sp. JC047 DNA region includes the following protein-coding sequences:
- the infC gene encoding translation initiation factor IF-3 gives rise to the protein MAFRGNYRRDQRKDEVRRNDRIRIPKVRVVDEDGEQLGVLATRDALERAREKGLDLVEVAPNADPPVCKIMDYGKFKYQQQKKLQEAKKKQTVIKIKEVKFRPKTDEHDYQTKLKKIVKFLAAGDRCKVTIFFRGREIVHKDRGLMMLDRVVEDTQDIAKVESKPMSEGRTMTMMLAPVKK
- the rpmI gene encoding 50S ribosomal protein L35; its protein translation is MPKIKTRRAAAKRFSKTATGKFKRRRKNLRHILTKKNAKRKRRLGQSTTVDTANMKAVRRQLPNG